One stretch of Corallococcus exiguus DNA includes these proteins:
- a CDS encoding PAS domain-containing sensor histidine kinase: protein MESPSASFDPEAIETLSDAHSRLLLETLVASTPVGLAVVDMAQRFVQVNEALAVMNGIPRAAHLGRKVQDIVPEMWPTLRPQYQRVLEGGSAQTVEVVGATSKDAGVERHFLVSYYPVRTNSGVLLGIGVIVSEVTEQRRAHDALQASEQRYRSLVEAMAQPVWSTNARGEVVEPAPRWLAFTGQTHAEHLGLGWLSAIHPDDRKRVVRSWVESLRTKASYRGEFRLRFHAGGYRDVVGRAVPVFGDNGVIREWVSTAEDITERKQAEAQAENERARLRSVLTSAPASIAILSGERQVFTLVNPLYKVLSGGADLLGTSIKDVEDERGVEYSRLLEKAYRQGESFIEREVPVTTDFQGDGVQSTRPFDVAYQPLRDVRGQVDSVLSFAVDVTDRVEARKKLEESAASLRNQQQWLEAMLDQTPVAIILVEPVTGRIIFANQAARQMAGGDFPEGLREESYTHGAHHFTDEAGRELTMEEIPGIRAILGNPVHGEPVVWHTPTGHYSLLMEAGTLPAQHGHPEAVLLALQDVTELRKTQAQLQHAVSLRDEFLTVASHELKTPLTPLQLKLQSLVKDAQAEQTLESLRERVVKTAETISGQIRKMTTLINDLLEVTQLTGPSAPLQLEDVNLADVVRDAVERFQTQAAKVGCELIVHETPGVVGRWDPHRLEQVASSLLSNALKYGPGHPVTIRVEQVRDRARLSVRDEGIGISPGSLQAIFEKFTRAVSTRHYGGLGLGLFITKQIVEAHHGTLRVESQPGHGATFIVELPVP, encoded by the coding sequence GTGGAGAGCCCCAGCGCAAGCTTCGACCCGGAAGCCATCGAGACCCTCTCCGACGCGCATTCCCGGCTGCTCCTCGAGACGCTGGTGGCGAGCACGCCGGTGGGCCTCGCGGTGGTGGACATGGCGCAGCGCTTCGTCCAGGTCAACGAAGCGCTCGCCGTCATGAATGGCATCCCGCGCGCCGCGCACCTGGGGCGCAAGGTTCAGGACATCGTCCCGGAGATGTGGCCCACGCTTCGTCCCCAGTATCAGCGCGTCCTGGAGGGAGGGAGCGCGCAGACGGTGGAGGTGGTGGGCGCCACCTCCAAGGACGCGGGCGTGGAGCGCCACTTCCTCGTCAGCTACTACCCGGTGCGCACCAACTCCGGCGTCTTGCTGGGCATCGGCGTCATCGTGTCGGAGGTCACCGAACAGCGCAGGGCCCACGACGCGCTCCAGGCCAGCGAGCAGCGCTACCGCTCACTGGTGGAGGCCATGGCGCAGCCGGTGTGGTCCACCAATGCCCGGGGCGAGGTGGTGGAGCCCGCGCCGCGCTGGCTGGCCTTCACGGGCCAGACCCACGCGGAGCACCTGGGGCTGGGCTGGCTTTCCGCCATCCATCCGGACGACCGCAAGCGCGTGGTGCGCAGCTGGGTGGAGTCCCTGCGCACGAAGGCGTCCTACCGCGGCGAGTTCCGCCTGCGCTTCCACGCGGGGGGCTACCGGGACGTCGTGGGCCGGGCGGTGCCCGTGTTCGGTGACAACGGTGTCATCCGGGAGTGGGTGTCCACCGCGGAGGACATCACCGAGCGCAAGCAGGCGGAGGCCCAGGCGGAGAACGAACGCGCGAGGCTGCGCTCCGTGCTGACGAGCGCCCCGGCCTCCATCGCCATCCTCTCCGGCGAGCGGCAGGTCTTCACGCTGGTGAACCCCCTCTACAAGGTGCTGTCGGGAGGCGCGGACCTGTTGGGCACCTCCATCAAGGACGTCGAGGACGAACGGGGGGTCGAGTACTCGCGGCTCTTGGAGAAGGCCTATCGCCAGGGAGAGTCGTTCATCGAAAGAGAGGTCCCGGTCACCACCGACTTCCAGGGCGACGGGGTCCAGTCGACGCGGCCATTCGACGTGGCGTACCAGCCGCTGCGCGACGTGCGGGGCCAGGTGGATTCCGTGCTGTCGTTCGCCGTCGACGTGACGGATCGGGTGGAGGCCCGGAAGAAGCTGGAGGAGTCCGCTGCGTCATTGAGGAACCAGCAGCAGTGGCTGGAGGCGATGCTGGACCAGACGCCCGTGGCCATCATCCTGGTGGAGCCAGTGACTGGCCGCATCATCTTCGCGAACCAGGCGGCCCGGCAGATGGCCGGTGGTGATTTCCCCGAGGGCCTGCGCGAGGAGAGCTACACGCACGGCGCGCACCACTTCACGGACGAAGCGGGCCGCGAGCTGACCATGGAGGAGATCCCCGGCATCCGCGCGATCCTGGGCAATCCCGTTCACGGGGAGCCGGTCGTCTGGCACACGCCCACGGGGCATTACTCCCTGCTGATGGAGGCGGGCACCCTGCCCGCCCAGCACGGCCATCCGGAGGCGGTCCTCCTGGCGCTCCAGGACGTCACCGAGCTGAGAAAGACACAGGCCCAGCTCCAGCACGCCGTGTCGCTCCGGGATGAATTCCTGACGGTGGCGTCGCATGAATTGAAGACGCCGCTGACGCCGTTGCAGCTCAAGCTCCAATCCCTGGTCAAGGACGCGCAGGCGGAACAGACGCTGGAGTCACTGCGGGAGCGCGTGGTGAAGACGGCGGAGACCATCTCCGGGCAGATAAGAAAGATGACCACGCTCATCAACGACCTGCTGGAGGTGACACAACTCACCGGCCCCTCCGCACCGCTGCAACTGGAGGACGTGAATCTGGCGGACGTGGTGCGCGACGCGGTGGAGCGCTTCCAGACCCAGGCGGCGAAGGTGGGCTGCGAGCTCATCGTCCACGAAACACCGGGCGTCGTGGGCCGCTGGGACCCCCACCGGCTGGAACAGGTGGCGAGCAGCCTGCTGTCCAACGCGCTGAAATACGGCCCGGGCCACCCGGTGACGATTCGCGTGGAGCAGGTCCGCGACCGGGCGAGGCTGAGCGTGAGGGACGAAGGCATCGGCATCTCACCGGGGAGCCTCCAGGCCATCTTCGAGAAATTCACCCGCGCCGTGTCGACACGGCATTACGGCGGTCTGGGATTGGGCCTCTTCATCACCAAACAGATTGTCGAAGCCCACCACGGCACCCTTCGCGTGGAGAGTCAGCCCGGCCATGGCGCGACGTTCATCGTGGAGCTGCCGGTCCCCTGA
- a CDS encoding type VI secretion system baseplate subunit TssF, which produces MRMDEALYASFLEELQALEKFRLGYTALHPSAPLDGEDADVRRLTEAMALFTARTRRAGQRALERSTLRLFQQHFAYLLNPIPAMAMFRAEPDARFVDAAELPRGTPFLLNPGLGGGPTGPLSLRTLAPLRLLPVRLTQARLERQGEDGALLRLVFEGGFPRNDSPGEVRLHINHLNDFRASLAVFFQLKSAVRSATVSFDDGAMEQEVKPFDAHSGPVRFGAPRPVAADGEASEHPLQRLRQLLHFPQQELFLEARIPPAPRNWQGFTLTLRLTGRWPSELVVGPDSFVAHAVPVVNLQRAMAAPVEHDGTKERHAVQHPDSSMGFRLNAATGVYQLTPKGMVPLRPGAISGGADTYELEHEGQALARTSWLALDMPDAFLKPVRLGVDGLWHQPLPPRFDARGYRPVLADRFLEGVPWSLVGAVAPGGDNPVEHGQQALLQLLALRTQRFLGREDLLFLLDVLGVRTQRHFRDLLPSLTEVSVKSKPFARSAAGFKYVYQLGFGPMDASLLPLVDLLCGRLVELFAVWSAEDVVELEVRLPQREAPLRYVPLP; this is translated from the coding sequence TGGAGAAGTTCCGCCTGGGCTACACGGCCCTGCACCCTTCCGCGCCGCTGGACGGCGAGGACGCGGACGTGCGGCGGCTCACGGAGGCCATGGCCCTGTTCACCGCGCGCACGCGCCGGGCGGGGCAGCGCGCGTTGGAGCGGAGCACGCTGCGGTTGTTCCAGCAGCACTTCGCCTACCTGCTCAATCCCATTCCCGCCATGGCCATGTTCCGCGCGGAGCCGGACGCGCGCTTCGTGGACGCCGCGGAGCTGCCCCGGGGCACGCCCTTCCTCCTCAACCCGGGCCTGGGCGGCGGTCCCACCGGGCCGCTCTCCCTGCGCACGCTGGCCCCGCTGCGGCTGTTGCCCGTGCGGCTCACCCAGGCGCGGCTGGAGCGACAGGGCGAGGACGGCGCGCTCCTGCGGCTCGTCTTCGAGGGCGGCTTCCCCCGAAACGATTCACCGGGCGAGGTGCGGCTGCACATCAACCACCTCAACGACTTCCGGGCGTCGCTGGCGGTGTTCTTCCAGCTGAAGAGCGCCGTGCGCTCCGCCACCGTGAGCTTCGACGACGGGGCGATGGAGCAGGAGGTGAAGCCCTTCGACGCGCACTCGGGCCCGGTGCGCTTCGGCGCGCCCCGGCCGGTGGCGGCGGATGGCGAAGCGTCCGAACACCCGCTGCAGCGGCTGAGGCAGTTGCTGCACTTCCCGCAGCAGGAGTTGTTCCTGGAGGCCCGCATCCCGCCGGCCCCCCGCAACTGGCAGGGCTTCACCCTGACGCTGCGCCTGACGGGCCGCTGGCCGTCGGAGCTGGTGGTGGGGCCGGACTCGTTCGTGGCGCACGCGGTGCCGGTGGTGAACCTGCAGCGCGCCATGGCGGCGCCCGTGGAGCACGACGGCACGAAGGAGCGGCACGCGGTGCAGCACCCGGATTCGTCCATGGGCTTCCGGCTGAACGCTGCCACGGGCGTGTACCAGCTGACCCCGAAGGGCATGGTGCCCCTGCGCCCTGGAGCCATCTCCGGAGGCGCGGACACGTACGAGCTGGAGCACGAAGGCCAGGCCCTGGCGCGCACGTCGTGGCTGGCGCTGGACATGCCGGACGCGTTCCTCAAGCCGGTGCGGCTGGGCGTGGACGGCCTGTGGCACCAGCCGCTGCCGCCGCGCTTCGATGCTCGGGGCTACCGGCCGGTGCTGGCGGACCGCTTCCTGGAAGGCGTGCCGTGGAGCCTGGTGGGCGCGGTGGCGCCCGGCGGGGACAACCCGGTGGAGCACGGGCAGCAGGCCCTGTTGCAGCTCCTGGCGCTGCGCACGCAGCGGTTCCTGGGGCGCGAGGACCTGCTGTTCCTCCTGGATGTGCTGGGCGTGCGGACGCAGCGGCACTTCCGGGATCTGCTGCCGTCCCTCACGGAGGTGTCCGTGAAGTCCAAGCCCTTCGCCCGGAGCGCCGCGGGCTTCAAGTACGTGTACCAGCTGGGCTTCGGGCCCATGGACGCGTCGCTGTTGCCGCTGGTGGACCTGTTGTGCGGCCGGCTGGTGGAGCTGTTCGCCGTCTGGAGCGCGGAGGACGTGGTGGAGCTGGAGGTGCGCCTGCCGCAGCGGGAGGCGCCCCTTCGCTACGTGCCCCTGCCGTGA
- a CDS encoding AMP-binding protein: protein MTFEPRIVLAAFDGTQPPPDSVPAWLARSWEDPDGFAAAMAPIHAGRSTPFKSRTGQHHDFFHDLVARHATTDRIALRAYSRTQGWRTLSYRQLQEQASRRATAWAGLGVKPGAKLCLMLPPGAELMVSLCAALGLGACVSLLPPGARAFVARRLDALAPQHIAAEPHQAPLLGKHASRLLPMQTQVPPALASYTYKPSEPVGLLFSPLAKPSDVPVPLTAGDAWRSALVDGLLTFGLNPGDHLAAPGFHPLQHLPALYFTTLLRGATYLHVEPADLDVTPTLLTEHPVRALGLTPAVRDLVARARLPLKNVGLWFRDPQAPFDFYAWRDALKACGLASVPGGNVCVDPALGGAVLCSHRRVAADVHTDIAPAPGRAWALRDFTDSGQDAVGDTGLFTPLPDAGRPLAHVVLTRVRGQYHHLGVREPRREGRVFLFEEVANALREPPGPRLDTVGLAVPESGLAGAYRSVLVVFTGDLPPGVEVSEADVRRRIEQALGADALPDRIERFALHARRLNGQQDGPLDEEWCRAQYFMGSLKLKSGDPLFQALTSLRARVESR from the coding sequence ATGACCTTCGAGCCACGCATCGTCCTCGCCGCGTTCGACGGCACCCAGCCGCCTCCGGACAGCGTGCCCGCGTGGCTTGCGCGAAGCTGGGAGGATCCGGATGGCTTCGCCGCCGCGATGGCCCCCATTCACGCCGGCCGGAGCACGCCCTTCAAGAGCCGCACCGGCCAGCACCACGACTTCTTCCACGACCTGGTGGCCCGCCACGCCACCACGGACCGCATCGCGCTGCGCGCGTACTCCCGGACGCAGGGCTGGCGCACGCTGAGCTACCGCCAGCTCCAGGAGCAGGCCTCGCGGCGGGCCACCGCTTGGGCGGGGTTGGGGGTGAAGCCGGGCGCGAAGCTGTGCCTGATGCTGCCGCCGGGCGCGGAGCTGATGGTGTCGCTGTGCGCCGCGCTGGGCCTGGGCGCGTGCGTGAGCCTCCTGCCGCCCGGGGCCCGCGCCTTCGTGGCGCGCCGGCTGGACGCGCTCGCGCCCCAACACATCGCCGCCGAGCCTCACCAGGCGCCGCTCCTGGGCAAGCACGCCTCGCGGCTCCTGCCCATGCAGACGCAGGTGCCGCCCGCGCTCGCGTCGTACACGTACAAGCCCTCCGAGCCGGTGGGCCTGCTCTTCTCTCCGCTGGCCAAACCCAGCGACGTCCCCGTGCCGCTCACCGCCGGAGACGCGTGGCGGAGCGCGCTGGTGGACGGGCTGCTGACCTTCGGACTGAACCCGGGGGACCACCTGGCGGCGCCGGGCTTCCACCCGCTCCAGCACCTGCCGGCGCTGTACTTCACCACGCTCCTGCGCGGCGCGACGTACCTGCACGTGGAGCCCGCGGACCTGGACGTCACGCCCACGCTGCTCACCGAGCACCCCGTGCGGGCCCTGGGCCTCACGCCCGCCGTGCGCGACCTGGTGGCCCGCGCGCGCCTTCCGCTCAAGAACGTGGGCCTGTGGTTCAGGGATCCGCAGGCGCCCTTCGACTTCTACGCCTGGCGCGACGCGCTCAAGGCCTGCGGGCTGGCCAGCGTGCCCGGCGGCAACGTGTGCGTGGACCCGGCGTTGGGAGGCGCGGTGCTGTGCTCGCACCGGCGCGTGGCGGCGGACGTGCACACGGACATCGCCCCCGCGCCCGGGCGCGCCTGGGCGCTGCGCGACTTCACCGACAGCGGGCAGGACGCCGTGGGAGACACGGGGCTCTTCACCCCCCTGCCGGACGCCGGACGGCCGCTCGCGCACGTCGTCCTGACGCGGGTGCGCGGCCAGTACCACCACCTGGGCGTGCGCGAGCCCCGGCGCGAGGGACGGGTGTTCCTCTTCGAGGAGGTCGCGAACGCGCTGCGCGAGCCTCCCGGCCCCCGGCTGGACACGGTGGGGCTGGCCGTGCCGGAGAGCGGCCTGGCGGGCGCGTATCGCAGCGTGCTGGTCGTCTTCACCGGCGACCTGCCTCCCGGCGTGGAGGTCAGCGAGGCGGACGTGCGCCGCCGCATTGAACAGGCCCTGGGCGCGGACGCACTGCCGGACCGCATCGAGCGCTTCGCGCTCCACGCGCGGCGCCTGAACGGACAGCAGGACGGGCCGTTGGATGAAGAGTGGTGCCGTGCGCAGTACTTCATGGGCTCCCTGAAGCTGAAATCAGGAGACCCCCTGTTCCAGGCGCTCACGTCACTGCGCGCCCGGGTGGAGTCACGCTGA
- a CDS encoding DUF4280 domain-containing protein — MGIQVVSGAMLQCSFGMAPSTLSVLPANKVNSTAPAATIMDNVPGMNVPPFVMCKSMANPTVATATAAAMGVLTPMPCLPVIPAPWTPGSPTVVIKGKPALTDTCTCTCAYGGMIKINMTAQTKTQVK; from the coding sequence ATGGGAATCCAGGTCGTGTCCGGAGCCATGCTCCAGTGCAGCTTCGGGATGGCGCCCTCGACGCTGTCGGTGCTGCCCGCCAACAAGGTGAACTCCACCGCGCCGGCGGCCACCATCATGGACAACGTCCCGGGCATGAACGTGCCGCCCTTCGTCATGTGCAAGTCCATGGCGAACCCCACCGTGGCCACCGCCACCGCCGCCGCGATGGGCGTCCTCACGCCCATGCCGTGCCTGCCGGTGATTCCCGCGCCGTGGACGCCGGGCTCGCCCACCGTGGTGATCAAGGGCAAGCCGGCGCTCACCGACACGTGCACGTGCACCTGCGCCTATGGCGGCATGATCAAGATCAACATGACCGCCCAGACGAAGACCCAGGTGAAGTGA